The following proteins are co-located in the Vigna angularis cultivar LongXiaoDou No.4 chromosome 2, ASM1680809v1, whole genome shotgun sequence genome:
- the LOC108326861 gene encoding uncharacterized protein LOC108326861 yields MSLQPSTFAMSMLHQRVIIIIFMLLLPLTSATASVPCRFSFPDGDHLYNYTLSSPIRNFPHGILSENGFYKVAVNETTLWFQLCDGMIFNHDPPVCADCWDCGGPNHCGTQCNALVANKVGGYHVCTAIGRGPKIDFDIIDKKNPHTGVIVKMSNSGPKFNCSLAVSVICNSNGVQGPQALERLGACDYVTELKHPSGCAVIINVHGGGLGWFGTLMIIVLCLFAAYLLAGIVYRIFFLGIRGVDIIPNLDFWVSLPRKIQSLCSSLVRRFKGPSESYRSSYSPVNF; encoded by the exons atgtcTCTTCAACCTTCAACCTTCGCAATGTCAATGCTGCATCAAcgcgtcatcatcatcatcttcatgctTCTTCTACCCCTCACCTCCGCCACCGCCTCCGTACCTTGCCGATTCTCTTTTCCCGACGGAGACCATCTCTACAATTACACCCTCTCTTCTCCCATCCGCAACTTCCCTCACGGCATCCTCAGCGAAAACGG ATTTTACAAAGTGGCAGTAAACGAGACCACACTTTGGTTTCAG CTTTGCGATGGAATGATTTTCAATCACGATCCTCCAGTATGTGCTGATTGCTGG GATTGTGGAGGCCCAAATCATTGTGGGACTCAGTGCAATGCACTGGTGGCAAACAAAGTTGGAG GTTATCATGTATGCACAGCCATAGGACGTGGCCCAAAAATAGATTTTGATATAATTG ATAAGAAAAATCCCCATACTGGTGTCATTGTTAAAATGTCAAACAGTGGCCCCAAGTTCAACTGTTCGCTAGCTGTATCTGTTATTTGCAATTCAAATGGAGTGCAG GGACCACAGGCTCTGGAGAGATTAGGTGCCTGTGATTAT gTTACAGAGCTGAAGCACCCATCTGGTTGTGCCGTCATTATAAATGTTCATGGAGGAGGGTTGGGGTGGTTTGGCACCTTAATGATCAT TGTTTTGTGCCTTTTTGCTGCATATCTCCTGGCTGGTATAGTTTACCGAATTTTCTTCCTCGGGATCCGTGGTGTAGAT ATTATCCCTAACTTGGACTTCTGGGTCAGCTTGCCTAGGAAAATACAG AGTCTGTGTTCTTCTTTGGTGAGGAGGTTTAAGGGACCGTCTGAAAGTTACCGGAGCTCCTATTCACCTGTGAACTTCTGA